One segment of Triticum aestivum cultivar Chinese Spring chromosome 2A, IWGSC CS RefSeq v2.1, whole genome shotgun sequence DNA contains the following:
- the LOC123187597 gene encoding probable membrane-associated 30 kDa protein, chloroplastic translates to MLLSVRRLPAAPSRPAAHPHISPAPPTLRLRRQHGQVAVAMTRTASTAPVINSHIFSAPLTAKFRLRRQSNVKRYKCNVIRSNLFDRLTRVARSYANAVISSFEDPEKILDQAVLEMNDDLIKMRQATAQVLASQKRLENKYTAAKQADADWYRRAQLALQKGDEELAREALKRRKSYADNASSLKTQLDQQRSVVENLVSNTKLLESKIAEARQKKDTLKARAQSAKTATKVSEMLGNVNTSSALSAFEKMEEKVMTMESQAEALGQLGADDLEGKFAMLETTSVDDDLAQMRKELSGSSLKGELPQGRSATPRDRDIERELNELREKANDY, encoded by the exons ATGCTCCTCTCGGTGCGCCGCCTGCCCGCCGCTCCGTCCCGCCCCGCGGCCCACCCGCACATCTCCCCTGCGCCGCCCACCCTCCGGCTCCGGCGACAACATGGTCAAGTGGCGGTGGCGATGACGAGGACGGCGTCAACGGCGCCTGTG ATAAATTCGCATATCTTCTCGGCCCCCCTCACGGCAAAATTCAGGCTCCGTCGCCAATCAAATGTCAAGAGATATAAGTGCAATGTCATACGGAGTAATCTCTTCGATAGATTAACCAGGGTTGCCAGG TCCTATGCAAATGCAGTTATTAGTTCATTTGAAGACCCCGAGAAGATCCTAGATCAGGCGGTTCTGGAGATGAATGATGATTTAATAAAGATGCGGCAAGCCACTGCACAG GTCTTGGCATCTCAAAAGCGGCTTGAGAACAAGTACACAGCTGCTAAACAAGCTGATGCTGACTG GTATCGGAGGGCTCAGCTTGCTCTTCAAAAGGGTGATGAGGAGCTTGCACGTGAAGCCCTGAAACGACGTAAATCATATGCT GACAATGCAAGCTCCTTAAAGACCCAGCTTGATCAGCAGAGGAGTGTTGTTGAAAATCTTGTTTCAAATACCAAG CTTCTTGAGAGCAAAATAGCAGAGGCCAGGCAGAAAAAGGATACCCTAAAAGCCCGTGCTCAATCAGCCAA AACTGCAACAAAAGTGAGTGAAATGTTGGGGAATGTGAATACAAGTAGTGCTCTGTCTGCATTTGAGAAAATGGAGGAAAAAG TTATGACGATGGAATCCCAAGCCGAGGCACTTGGTCAGTTAGGAGCAGATGATCTAGAAGGAAAG TTCGCTATGCTGGAGACTACATCGGTTGATGATGATCTTGCACAAATGAGAAAAGAACTGTCTGGGAGCTCTTTG AAAGGTGAACTTCCTCAAGGTAGAAGCGCTACTCCTCGAGACAGGGATATCGAGAGGGAGTTAAATGAGCTGCGGGAGAAGGCCAACGATTATTAG